The following coding sequences are from one Shewanella eurypsychrophilus window:
- a CDS encoding CobW family GTP-binding protein: MIIKPISTNVITGFLGVGKTTLIKRLLADKPAEEKWAVLVNEFGEIGIDSALLGGGEEGVEIREVAGGCMCCAAGVPMQVAINQLILKAKPDRLLIEPTGLGHPREVLKVLSQPHYQNVIKLKSTLCLVDARKVADPCYRDHDIFNQQLEVADIILATKSDLYSDSSLPELTEYLVEKHLIEKHLGEKHSVEKHSVEKHSGEPVENKGQLLCISLNASEPLPNNILACLNEPTMFRPTQIQKKQSVLTPKSSVFELDFQVDVIEFDARGILSKTNSGEGAFSCGWIFDPSYEFNFDEMIAWVKSLDVLRLKAVIITDEGIAGINFIEGEMTVTELDDVMDSRLELISLNSIPAEGIEAKLLSLSSRLQF; this comes from the coding sequence ATGATCATTAAACCAATTAGTACCAATGTGATCACCGGTTTTCTCGGTGTAGGCAAGACAACATTAATTAAGCGTCTACTCGCCGATAAGCCAGCGGAGGAAAAGTGGGCTGTATTGGTCAATGAATTCGGCGAAATAGGGATTGATTCAGCCTTGCTCGGAGGAGGTGAAGAGGGCGTTGAGATCCGTGAGGTCGCAGGTGGCTGCATGTGCTGTGCAGCTGGGGTGCCTATGCAAGTGGCAATCAATCAGCTCATATTAAAGGCTAAGCCCGACAGATTACTGATTGAGCCTACTGGTCTTGGCCACCCAAGAGAAGTGCTTAAGGTACTGAGTCAGCCTCATTATCAAAATGTTATTAAGCTCAAATCGACGCTGTGTTTGGTGGATGCCAGAAAGGTGGCCGATCCATGTTATCGAGATCACGACATATTCAATCAACAGCTTGAAGTGGCAGATATCATATTAGCTACCAAGTCAGATCTCTATTCTGATAGCAGTTTACCTGAATTAACTGAGTATTTAGTCGAGAAGCATTTAATCGAGAAACATTTAGGCGAGAAACATTCAGTCGAGAAACATTCAGTCGAGAAACATAGTGGTGAGCCCGTCGAAAACAAAGGCCAATTGCTCTGCATTAGCCTGAATGCAAGTGAACCCTTACCCAATAACATCTTGGCATGTCTCAATGAACCTACCATGTTCAGGCCAACACAAATACAGAAAAAACAATCAGTATTAACGCCAAAATCCAGTGTGTTTGAGTTAGATTTTCAAGTCGATGTGATTGAATTCGATGCCCGAGGCATATTGTCTAAAACCAATAGCGGAGAGGGAGCCTTCAGCTGTGGCTGGATATTCGATCCAAGTTACGAGTTTAACTTTGATGAAATGATTGCCTGGGTGAAAAGCTTAGATGTATTACGTCTTAAGGCTGTGATTATCACTGATGAGGGTATCGCTGGGATCAATTTTATCGAAGGAGAGATGACAGTCACAGAGTTGGATGATGTGATGGATTCAAGGCTTGAGCTTATTAGCCTTAACAGTATTCCTGCCGAGGGAATTGAAGCTAAGCTGCTGAGTCTGTCTAGCCGACTGCAGTTTTAG
- a CDS encoding endonuclease/exonuclease/phosphatase family protein has translation MNFLKTAAAAAISIALLSGCNDETTNIYPPEPTEPTTVRFATYNLSFDRSSFEELVTEMQIPALEQEALMTKWFDDDLTDDERKVVEKIIQIRNVAAIIQTERPAVIMMGEFNNDGVGENQDGIKGFRLNYLAVPQNGLGTTSEDKQMLEPIQFAYAESFSTNTGLLSEFDLDRNGTVALPGDAWGFGFYHGQYAFGLLSQYPIDTANIRTFQNFKWKDLPGETNPTITNCEDEYNPIPEGMKCGDEWYTAEAWAEKPLSSKNHVDAPILIPTADGEKVVHLLLSHPTPPVFDTVTENNKLLNSAEIKFWSEYVSDADYIYDDAGVKGGLGLDASFVVMGDLNADPENGDGFLESIQDLMHHQRVNVLATDGVYAPNSLGSTECVALGDCGDSTYPDRITSTFGLRVDHAIPSNDLNIIDSGVFWPATFEEGRLLMNDERVGKYGNGKDISSDHRLVWIEAEL, from the coding sequence ATGAATTTTTTAAAAACTGCAGCAGCAGCTGCGATCTCGATTGCGTTATTATCAGGATGTAATGACGAAACTACCAACATTTATCCACCAGAGCCAACTGAGCCAACGACGGTTCGCTTCGCAACATACAACCTCTCTTTCGATCGTAGTAGCTTCGAAGAGCTTGTCACTGAAATGCAGATCCCTGCTCTAGAGCAAGAAGCGTTAATGACCAAGTGGTTTGACGATGATTTGACCGACGATGAGCGTAAAGTCGTTGAAAAAATTATTCAAATCCGTAACGTTGCCGCTATTATCCAGACAGAGCGTCCAGCCGTTATCATGATGGGCGAATTTAACAACGACGGTGTTGGTGAAAACCAAGACGGCATCAAAGGCTTCCGTTTAAACTATCTTGCAGTGCCACAAAATGGCCTAGGTACGACCTCTGAAGACAAGCAGATGCTAGAGCCTATCCAATTTGCTTATGCAGAAAGCTTCTCAACCAATACAGGTCTATTGAGCGAGTTCGATCTAGACCGTAACGGTACTGTCGCTCTACCAGGCGATGCTTGGGGCTTCGGTTTCTACCACGGTCAATATGCCTTTGGTTTACTTTCACAGTACCCAATTGATACTGCTAACATCCGTACTTTCCAAAACTTTAAATGGAAAGATTTACCTGGCGAAACGAACCCGACTATCACGAACTGTGAAGACGAATACAACCCTATCCCAGAAGGCATGAAGTGTGGCGATGAGTGGTACACAGCCGAAGCATGGGCAGAAAAGCCACTATCTTCTAAAAACCATGTCGACGCACCCATTCTTATCCCAACTGCAGATGGCGAGAAAGTGGTTCACTTACTACTCTCTCACCCAACGCCTCCAGTTTTCGACACCGTCACAGAAAACAACAAGCTGTTAAATAGTGCAGAGATCAAGTTCTGGAGTGAATATGTATCAGATGCAGACTACATCTATGATGATGCTGGTGTTAAAGGTGGTTTAGGTTTAGATGCCTCTTTCGTGGTTATGGGCGATCTTAATGCCGATCCAGAGAATGGCGATGGCTTCCTAGAATCCATTCAAGACCTTATGCATCACCAGCGTGTAAATGTGCTCGCTACCGATGGTGTATACGCACCTAACAGCTTAGGGTCAACTGAATGTGTGGCTCTTGGAGACTGTGGTGACAGCACTTACCCAGACCGTATCACTAGCACATTTGGCCTGCGTGTTGATCATGCAATCCCATCTAACGATCTAAACATCATAGATTCTGGTGTTTTCTGGCCTGCAACGTTCGAAGAAGGTCGCCTATTGATGAATGATGAGCGAGTTGGAAAATACGGTAACGGTAAAGATATCTCTTCTGATCACCGTCTAGTATGGATTGAAGCAGAGCTTTAA